The proteins below come from a single Cervus elaphus chromosome 4, mCerEla1.1, whole genome shotgun sequence genomic window:
- the SLC17A7 gene encoding vesicular glutamate transporter 1 gives MEFRQEEFRKLAGRALGKLHRLLEKRQEGAETLELSADGRPVTTQTRDPPVVDCTCFGLPRRYIIAIMSGLGFCISFGIRCNLGVAIVSMVNNSTTHRGGHVVMQKAQFNWDPETVGLIHGSFFWGYIVTQIPGGFICQKFAANRVFGFAIVATSTLNMLIPSAARVHYGCVIFVRILQGLVEGVTYPACHGIWSKWAPPLERSRLATTAFCGSYAGAVVAMPLAGVLVQYSGWSSVFYVYGSFGIFWYLFWLLVSYESPALHPSISEEERKYIEDAIGESAKLMNPVTKFNTPWRRFFTSMPVYAIIVANFCRSWTFYLLLISQPAYFEEVFGFEISKVGLVSALPHLVMTIIVPIGGQIADFLRSRRIMSTTNVRKLMNCGGFGMEATLLLVVGYSHSKGVAISFLVLAVGFSGFAISGFNVNHLDIAPRYASILMGISNGVGTLSGMVCPIIVGAMTKHKTREEWQYVFLIASLVHYGGVIFYGVFASGEKQPWAEPEEMSEEKCGFVGHDQLAGSDESEMEDEAEPPGAPPAPPPSYGATHSTVQPPRPPPPVRDY, from the exons ATGGAGTTCCGCCAGGAGGAGTTTCGGAAGCTAGCGGGTCGCGCCCTTGGGAAGCTACACCG TCTTCTGGAGAAGCGGCAAGAAGGTGCCGAGACTCTGGAGCTGAGTGCAGATGGGCGCCCGGTCACGACGCAGACCCGGGACCCGCCGGTCGTGGATTGCACCTGCTTTGGCCTCCCTCGCCGCTACATTATCGCCATCATGAGCGGTCTGGGCTTCTGCATTAGCTTTGGCATCCGCTGCAACCTGGGCGTGGCCATCGTCTCCATGGTCAACAACAGCACGACCCACCGCGGGGGCCACGTGGTGATGCAG AAAGCTCAGTTCAACTGGGATCCAGAGACTGTTGGCCTCATACACGGCTCCTTTTTCTGGGGCTACATTGTCACCCAGATTCCCGGAGGATTTATCTGCCAAAAATTCGCAGCTAACAG GGTTTTCGGCTTTGCTATTGTGGCTACCTCCACTCTAAACATGCTGATCCCCTCGGCTGCCCGTGTCCACTATGGCTGTGTCATCTTCGTGAGGATCCTGCAGGGGTTGGTAGAG GGGGTCACGTACCCCGCCTGCCATGGGATCTGGAGCAAATGGGCCCCGCCCTTAGAGCGGAGTCGCCTGGCGACGACAGCCTTTTGCG GGTCCTATGCTGGGGCGGTGGTCGCGATGCCTCTCGCCGGAGTCCTGGTGCAGTACTCAGGATGGAGCTCTGTATTCTACGTCTACG gcAGCTTCGGGATCTTCTGGTACCTGTTCTGGCTGCTCGTCTCCTACGAGTCCCCGGCGCTGCACCCTAGCATTTCGGAGGAGGAGCGCAAGTACATCGAGGACGCCATCGGCGAGAGCGCCAAGCTCATGAACCCCGTCACG AAGTTTAACACACCCTGGAGGCGCTTCTTCACGTCCATGCCAGTCTACGCCATTATCGTGGCCAACTTCTGTCGTAGTTGGACTTTCTACCTGCTTCTTATCTCCCAGCCTGCCTACTTCGAAGAAGTGTTCGGCTTCGAGATCAGCAAG GTGGGCCTGGTGTCAGCGTTGCCTCACCTGGTGATGACCATCATCGTGCCCATTGGAGGCCAGATCGCCGACTTCCTGAGGAGCCGCCGCATCATGTCCACCACCAACGTGCGCAAGTTGATGAACTGCGGAG GCTTTGGCATGGAAGCCACGCTGCTGTTGGTGGTCGGCTACTCGCACTCCAAGGGCGTGGCCATCTCCTTCCTAGTCCTCGCCGTGGGCTTCAGCGGCTTCGCCATCTCCG GGTTCAACGTGAACCACCTGGACATCGCCCCGCGCTATGCCAGCATCCTCATGGGCATCTCCAACGGCGTGGGCACGTTGTCCGGCATGGTGTGCCCCATCATCGTGGGTGCCATGACTAagcacaag ACTCGAGAGGAGTGGCAGTATGTGTTCCTCATTGCCTCCCTGGTGCACTATGGGGGCGTCATCTTCTACGGGGTCTTCGCTTCGGGAGAGAAGCAGCCGTGGGCGGAGCCTGAGGAGATGAGCGAAGAGAAATGTGGCTTCGTTGGCCACGACCAGCTGGCTGGCAGCGACGAAAGCGAAATGGAGGATGAGGCTGAGCCCCCCGGGGCACCCCCTGCTCCCCCTCCATCCTATGGGGCTACACACAGCACAGTTCAACCCCCAAGACCCCCACCCCCTGTCCGGGACTACTGA
- the GFY gene encoding Golgi-associated olfactory signaling regulator, whose product MPASGPRNQTPSHPPTPNPICRVPYRAVGSQQRGWQPPYIASTAPAAAKSPEISKVNSTEISHTESHENLNSNPSKTSHPAFSGTPKPDPTQTPHQEFPEIPKLSFPEISLAETPETRSSNPTKIFDPKSLETHDPDTPNSKFLQTLHPDPTETPHPASHVGHKPNPTEIPQTKFPTTLYQDSTEIPTASDPEISTSLAPETPAPFKEVTALNEQSLNPKSEALAATQPTALKLPASDSPGTVDLKAPQNSSPKGPDAPPPSARIAGPPAPPGPTNQPAPATPRAPQRRSRGERVNTIIVLERVQETGVTLVGRPRGAAGGALCLFLAGIGLLIGIFLLLWCLYRRAARHRPFAHHRLPNDGDEPVMHLDAPKEPYDLYFYAPDAWVPSHIATKQPPPTPPLPPKLPPPPRGGRPQRLEPLSPATLPNNFL is encoded by the exons ATGCCCGCGTCTGGGCCCAGAAACCagaccccatcccacccacccaccccgaATCCCATTTGCAGGGTGCCCTACCGCGCAGTGGGCTCCCAGCAGCGAGGCTGGCAGCCCCCTTATATCGCCTCCACAGCCCCCGCAGCGGCCA AATCCCCAGAGATTTCCAAGGTTAACTCCACAGAAATATCACACACAGAATCCCATGAGAATCTCAACTCTAATCCCTCTAAAACCTCACACCCAGCCTTTTCTGGGACCCCAAAGCCTGACCCTACCCAAACTCCACATCAAGAATTCCCAGAGATTCCCAAACTTAGCTTCCCTGAGATATCACTTGCAGAAACCCCTGAGACCCGAAGTTCTAACCCCACCAAAATCTTTGACCCCAAGTCTCTGGAAACCCATGACCCTGACACCCCAAACTCTAAATTCCTCCAGACCCTCCATCCTGACCCTACTGAAACACCCCACCCAGCATCTCATGTAGGCCACAAACCCAACCCCACTGAGATTCCCCAAACAAAATTCCCCACAACCCTCTACCAAGACTCAACAGAGATCCCCACGGCCTCTGACCCTGAAATCTCCACTAGCCTTGCCCCAGAAACTCCTGCACCCTTCAAAGAAGTTACTGCTCTTAATGAGCAATCCCTGAATCCCAAATCAGAAGCGCTTGCAGCCACCCAGCCCACCGCCCTTAAATTGCCCGCCTCAGATTCTCCGGGGACAGTTGATCTGAAAGCCCCCCAGAACTCCAGCCCTAAAGGGCCCGacgcccctcctccctcagcccGGATTGCCGGGCCCCCTGCTCCTCCAGGGCCCACCAATCAGCCGGCCCCAGCCACCCCGCGGGCCCCCCAGCGGCGCAGCCGAGGTGAGAGAGTCAACACTATCATCGTGTTGGAGCGAGTGCAGGAGACCG GCGTGACCCTGGTGGGGCGTCCCCGGGGCGCGGCAGGCGGGGCCCTCTGCCTATTCCTCGCTGGGATCGGGCTGCTCATCGGCATCTTCCTACTGCTGTGGTGTCTCTACCGCCGGGCGGCTCGACACCGGCCCTTCGCACACCACCGCCTCCCGAACGACGGAGATGAACCGG TTATGCATTTGGACGCCCCAAAGGAACCCTACGACCTCTACTTTTACGCGCCGGACGCCTGGGTCCCTTCACACATCGCTACCAAGCAGCCACCGCCTACCCCCCCGCTGCCGCCCAAGCTGCCTCCGCCGCCCCGCGGGGGCCGCCCCCAGCGCCTGGAACCGCTCTCCCCTGCCACCCTCCCCAACAATTTCCTGTGA
- the PTH2 gene encoding tuberoinfundibular peptide of 39 residues, producing the protein METRQVPRGPRVRLLLLLLLLVSWGHRTASGVALPPAGVFRLHTPGGARAGPATPQSRRSLALADDAAFRERARLLAALERRHWLNSYMHKLLVLDAP; encoded by the exons ATGGAGACCCGCCAGGTACCCAGGGGTCCCCGggtgcggctgctgctgctgctcctgcttctTGTGTCCTGGGGCCACCGCACGGCCTCAGGAGTCGCCCTACCTCCCGCGGGGGTCTTCAG ACTCCACACCCCCGGCGGGGCTCGGGCGGGTCCTGCCACCCCCCAGTCGCGGCGGAGCCTGGCGCTGGCGGACGACGCGGCCTTCCGGGAGCGCGCGCGGCTGCTGGCCGCCCTCGAGCGCCGCCACTGGCTGAACTCGTACATGCACAAGCTGCTGGTGCTGGATGCGCCCTGA
- the PIH1D1 gene encoding PIH1 domain-containing protein 1 — protein sequence MADSKLLVPELKDAETMGAETSRFEELLLQASKELQQAQTSRPESTQIQPQPGFCIKTNSAEGKVFINICHSPSIPPPADLTEDELLQMLEEDQAGFRIPMSLGEPHAELDAKGQGCTAYDVAVNSDFFRRMQNSDFLRELVITIAREGLEDKYGLQLNPEWRILKNRPFLGSISQQNIRSQQRPRIQELGNLYTPNSPRPEARPEKPHLSLWLEAPDLLLAEIDLPKLDGALGLSLEVGENRLVMGGPQQLYHLDTYIPLRVNCDESKAAFHQKRKQLMVAMPLLSVTS from the exons ATGGCCGACTCGAAGCTGCTGGTGCCGGAGCTGAAGGATGCAGAGACGATGGGCGCTGAGACGTCGCGTTTCgaggagctgctgctgcag GCCTCCAAGGAGCTCCAGCAAGCCCAGACAAGCAGACCAGAATCTACACAGATACAGCCTCAACCTG GTTTTTGCATCAAGACCAACTCAGCTGAAGGGAAGGTTTTCATCAACATCTGTcactctccctccatccctccgcCGGCTGACTTGACTGAGGATGAGCTGCTTCAAATGCTGGAGGAAGACCAGGCTGGGTTTCGCATCCCCATGAGTCTGGGAGAGCCACATGCAGAACTGGATGCAA AAGGCCAGGGTTGTACCGCCTACGACGTAGCTGTCAACAGCGACTTCTTCCGGAGGATGCAG AACAGCGATTTCTTGCGAGAGCTCGTGATCACCATCGCCAGGGAGGGCCTTGAGGACAAATATGGCCTGCAGCTGAATCCAG AGTGGCGCATACTGAAGAACAGACCTTTCCTGGGCTCCATCTCCCAGCAAAATATCCGCTCCCAGCAGCGTCCTCGGATCCAGGAGCTGGGGAACCTGTACACGCCCAACTCCCCGAGACCTGAGGCACG CCCTGAGAAGCCTCACCTGAGCCTTTGGCTGGAGGCCCCTGACCTCCTCTTGGCTGAAATCGACCTCCCCAAACTG GATGGTGCTCTGGGGCTGTCGCTGGAAGTCGGGGAGAATCGCCTGGTGATGGGGGGCCCCCAGCAGCTGTACCATCTGGATACCTACATCCCTCTGCGGGTCAACTGTGATGAGAGCAAGGCAGCCTTCCATCAGAAGAGAAAG CAATTGATGGTGGCGATGCCCCTTCTGTCAGTGACTTCTTGA